In one window of Camelus bactrianus isolate YW-2024 breed Bactrian camel chromosome 13, ASM4877302v1, whole genome shotgun sequence DNA:
- the ECHDC2 gene encoding enoyl-CoA hydratase domain-containing protein 2, mitochondrial isoform X3 gives MNRPRARNALGHVFVSELLEALAQLREDRQVRVLIFRSGVKGVFCAGADLKEREQMSNAEVGVFVQRLRGLMNEIAAFPAPTIAAMDGFALGGGLELALACDLRVAAASSAVMGLIETTRGLLPGAGGTQRLPRCLGVALAKELIFTGRRLSGMQAQALGLVNHAVAQNEEGNAAYHRARALAQEILPQAPIAVRLGKVAIDRGMEVDIASGMAIEGICYAQNIPTRDRLEGMAAFREKRPPRFVGE, from the exons ATGAACAGACCGAGAGCCCGCAATGCCCTGGGGCACGTCTTTGTCAGCGAG CTGCTGGAAGCTCTGGCCCAGCTGCGGGAGGACCGGCAAGTGCGTGTCCTGATCTTCAGAAGCGGAGTGAAGGGTGTGTTCTGTGCAG GTGCAGACCTGAAGGAGCGGGAGCAGATGAGTAACGCGGAGGTGGGGGTCTTTGTCCAGCGGCTCCGAGGCCTGATGAATGAGATTG CGGCTTTCCCTGCGCCCACCATCGCAGCAATGGATGGATTTGCCTTAGGTGGAGGCCTGGAACTTGCCCTGGCCTGTGATCTCCGAGTGGCAG CAGCTTCCTCGGCTGTCATGGGGCTGATTGAGACCACCCGAgggctcctcccaggagcag GAGGGACTCAGAGGCTGCCTCGATGCCTGGGGGTGGCCCTGGCGAAGGAGCTCATCTTCACAGGCCGAAGACTGAGCGGGATGcaggcccaggccctggggctggtgaACCACGCCGTGGCCCAGAATGAGGAGGGCAACGCTGCCTACCACCGGGCGCGAGCACTGGCCCAGGAGATCCTGCCCCAG GCCCCCATTGCTGTGCGGCTGGGCAAAGTAGCCATTGACCGAGGAATGGAG GTGGACATCGCATCAGGGATGGCCATTGAAGGGATATGCTATGCCCAG AACATCCCCACCCGGGATCGGCTGGAAGGCATGGCAGCTTTCAGGGAGAAGCGACCCCCCAGATTTGTTGGCGAGTGA